In the genome of Dermacentor andersoni chromosome 3, qqDerAnde1_hic_scaffold, whole genome shotgun sequence, one region contains:
- the LOC129380381 gene encoding putative nuclease HARBI1, which yields MKKMAAPLIAMAVALRRRRREQGEPDDAFDMPDDHFRRRFRLSKGTVRLLCEELAGELEAERATGLSVERKVLCALRFFATGSFQASVGSEETIRVSQSTVSECVRRVAEAVVNAGARNKWVHFPKTAEEKAAVKEGFLRRGVIPGVIGCVDGSLIAIIAPKGERKAVFMCRKGYYALNCMFICDADMKILALDPMRPGSDHDAFVWRTTWLRRRFQAGRIVNAGEYLLGDSGYPLEPWLLTPVPGHPPVHTAEGQYNTAHAAMRSVVERCIGLLKSRFRCLQRYRTLLYEPERAANIVAACAVLHNLRLSEGDESGDDSDDDSSSSSSSSELDNNGDPTPHSLPRNTGSRMHYLRGRAVRDNVIGMFGTTRAQHMRYLRSVRRQLRRQQQRQHR from the exons atgaaaaaaatggccgcccctctgatcgctatggccgtggctcttcgccgtcgccggcgtgaacagggagagccagacgacgcgtttgacatgccggatgaccattttcgacggcgttttcgcctctcgaagggaacggtgcggttgttgtgcgaggaactggcgggggaactagaagctgagcgagcgacgggactgtcggtggagcggaaagtgttgtgtgcgctgcgcttctttgctaccgggagcttccaagcgtccgttgggagcgaggagacgatccgtgtgtcgcagtcgacggtgagcgagtgcgtgcgacgtgtggcagaggctgtcgtgaacgcaggggcccgcaacaagtgggtccattttccaaagacagccgaggaaaaggcagccgtgaaggagggtttccttcggcgcggcgttatccccggcgtcatcggatgcgtagacggcagcctcatagccatcatcgcacccaagggtgagcgcaaggctgtgttcatgtgccgcaagggatactacgccctcaactgcatgttc atctgcgacgcggacatgaaaatcttggccttggaccctatgcgaccggggtcggaccacgacgcttttgtctggcggacgacatggttgcgccggcggttccaagcggggcgcatcgtgaatgccggggaatacctcctcg gtgacagtggctaccccttggagccgtggctcctgaccccggttcctggccatcctccagtgcacacagccgaggggcagtacaacacagcacatgccgccatgcgttccgtagtggagaggtgcattgggctcttaaagagccgtttccgctgtcttcagcgatatcgcaccctcctctacgagccggaacgtgcagccaacattgtcgcggcatgtgctgtgttgcacaaccttcgcctttctgaaggcgacgagtcaggcgatgacagtgatgacgacagcagcagcagcagtagtagtagtgagcttgacaataacggcgaccccacgccacacagtctgccccgtaacacgggctctagaatgcactacttgagagggcgggctgttcgcgacaatgtcattggcatgtttggcacaacccgtgcgcagcacatgcgttatttgaggagcgtgcggcggcagctgcgacgtcaacagcagcgtcagcatcgttag
- the LOC129380386 gene encoding uncharacterized protein isoform X1 has protein sequence MAAKGPRVSKEQAAILVQFIEQHPYLARASTEFSPRMTAARKNELWEEVAAVLNAQGPAVKATSRWRNHWAKMAHKAKKEAARAASEKRATGGGKVGGVDGRVLDVLMRTGGVLVSPPEYFPDSEDEASSEEAAGPSGSRRNLPATTAFVVSGPAAVAGPSGLTQPPATPQVLRPTPQVLQPTPQVLRPTTQVPRPTTQVPQPTPQVPQPTPQVPQPTPQVPQPTPQVPQPTPQVPQPTPQVPQPTPQVPQPTPREPRAPRRQPRQQELDGAVMTATAAYVRQSQLEEARVQEDTRFRQQLLEQNRQHHEAHLQSLRQHHEAHMESLRHLGEEVAAMREVESQRLEVQRQRLEVARRSHETNERLLQLLLAALGHGGSQAPPPSQAPHN, from the exons atggcagcaaaagggccgcgggtgtccaaagagcaggcggctattctcgtgcagttcatcgagcagcacccatacctggcgagagcttctacagagttctcgccacgtatgactgctgctcgaaaaaacgaactgtgggaggaggtggcggcggtgcttaacgcacaggggccagccgtaaaggccaccagccgttggcggaaccattgggccaagatggcccataaagcgaaaaaagaagcggccagggccgcgagcgagaagag ggctactggaggtggcaaagtgggtggcgtggacggccgcgtcctcgacgtccttatgaggacaggaggggtccttgtttccccccctgagtacttccccgatagcgag gacgaggcaagttcagaggaagctgcagggcccagcggttcccgcagaaatctaccagcgacaactgctttcgtggtgtcgggccctgcagctgttgctgggccaagtggccttacac agccaccggctacgccccaggtgctgcggcctacgccccaggtgctgcagcctaccccccaggtgctgcggcctaccacccaggtgccgcggcctaccacccaggtgccgcagccaaccccgcaggtgccgcagccaaccccgcaggtgccgcagccaaccccgcaggtgccgcagccaaccccgcaggtgccgcagccaaccccgcaggtgccgcagccaaccccgcaggtgccacagcctaccccccaggtgccgcagcctacccctcgagagccacgggcaccccgtagacagcccaggcagcaggaacttgatggtgctgtgatgacggctactgccgcatacgttcgccagagccagttggaggaagccagagttcaagaggacactcgcttccgccaacaactgctggaacaaaaccggcag caccacgaggcccacctgcagagcctgcggcagcaccacgaggcccacatggagagcctgcggcacctcggggaggaggtggcggcaatgcgggaagtggagtctcagcgcctcgaagtgcagcggcaacgcctcgaagtggcgcgtcggtcgcacgagaccaacgagcgcctgcttcagctgctgctggctgcactggggcatggtggcagccaagcccctcccccctctcaggccccacataattaa
- the LOC129380386 gene encoding uncharacterized protein isoform X2 produces MATGGGKVGGVDGRVLDVLMRTGGVLVSPPEYFPDSEDEASSEEAAGPSGSRRNLPATTAFVVSGPAAVAGPSGLTQPPATPQVLRPTPQVLQPTPQVLRPTTQVPRPTTQVPQPTPQVPQPTPQVPQPTPQVPQPTPQVPQPTPQVPQPTPQVPQPTPQVPQPTPREPRAPRRQPRQQELDGAVMTATAAYVRQSQLEEARVQEDTRFRQQLLEQNRQHHEAHLQSLRQHHEAHMESLRHLGEEVAAMREVESQRLEVQRQRLEVARRSHETNERLLQLLLAALGHGGSQAPPPSQAPHN; encoded by the exons at ggctactggaggtggcaaagtgggtggcgtggacggccgcgtcctcgacgtccttatgaggacaggaggggtccttgtttccccccctgagtacttccccgatagcgag gacgaggcaagttcagaggaagctgcagggcccagcggttcccgcagaaatctaccagcgacaactgctttcgtggtgtcgggccctgcagctgttgctgggccaagtggccttacac agccaccggctacgccccaggtgctgcggcctacgccccaggtgctgcagcctaccccccaggtgctgcggcctaccacccaggtgccgcggcctaccacccaggtgccgcagccaaccccgcaggtgccgcagccaaccccgcaggtgccgcagccaaccccgcaggtgccgcagccaaccccgcaggtgccgcagccaaccccgcaggtgccgcagccaaccccgcaggtgccacagcctaccccccaggtgccgcagcctacccctcgagagccacgggcaccccgtagacagcccaggcagcaggaacttgatggtgctgtgatgacggctactgccgcatacgttcgccagagccagttggaggaagccagagttcaagaggacactcgcttccgccaacaactgctggaacaaaaccggcag caccacgaggcccacctgcagagcctgcggcagcaccacgaggcccacatggagagcctgcggcacctcggggaggaggtggcggcaatgcgggaagtggagtctcagcgcctcgaagtgcagcggcaacgcctcgaagtggcgcgtcggtcgcacgagaccaacgagcgcctgcttcagctgctgctggctgcactggggcatggtggcagccaagcccctcccccctctcaggccccacataattaa